Genomic DNA from Rhodospirillales bacterium:
GCCTGCCTGAGCGCGTCCCGCGCCTCGTCCTCGTCGACCGCCGCGTCGAACTCCACGTTCACCGCCTCGGCGTGGCCGATGAAGACCGGCACCCGCACGCAGGTCGCGGTCAAGCGGATGTCGCCGCCCATGATCTTGCGGGTCTCGGCGGCCATCTTCCATTCTTCCTTGGTGTCGCCGCCGTCCATGAACATGTCGATGTGCGGGATCACGTTGAAGGCGATCTGCTTGGTGAACACCTCGCGGCGGCCCTCCGCCGGCTCGTTGACGTAGATGCCACGGGTCTGCTCGAACAGTTCATCCATGGCCGACTTGCCGGCGCCGGACACCGACTGGTAGGTTGCGATCACCACCCGCCGGATAGGCGCCAAATCGTTGAGCGGCTTCAGCGCCACGACGAGCTGGATCGTTGAGCAGTTGGGGTTGGCGATGATGTTGCGCTTGCGGTAGCCGCCGATGGCGTGGGCGTTGACCTCCGGCACCACCAGCGGCACATCCGGGTCCATGCGGAAGTACGACGTGTTGTCGATGACCACCGCGCCGGCGGCTGCGGCCCTCGGCGAGAACACGGCCGACACCTTGGCGCCGGGTGACGACAGCACGATGTCGGTGCCGCTGAAGTCGAAGGTGGCGAGATCGCGGACCTTGAGGACGTCGTCCTCGCCGAACGACACCTCGCGCCCGATCGAGCGCTCCGACGCCAGCGCCACCACATCCCCGACCGGAAACCGCCGCTCGGCCAGCGTCTGCAGCATCTCACGCCCGACGTTGCCGGTGGCGCCGACCACCGCCACTTTGTAACTCATCGTCGATCCTCCGAACCTTTATGGAAGTTGCGCATCAACCCGTCATCTTGTTGAGCGTCGAGATCAGGGCCTCGCCCATCACCCGCGTCGACACCCGCGCCTTGCCCGCCTGCATGATGTCCGCAGTGCGCAACCCGCCGTCCAATACTTCGGTAACCGCGGCCTCGATCAGGTCTGCGTCGTCCGCCATGTCCAGGGAGTAGCGGAGGCACATGGCGAAGCTGAGGATGCACGCCAGCGGATTGGCGAGGCCCTTGCCGGCGATGTCGGGGGCGCTGCCGTGCACCGGCTCGTACAGGGCCCGCCGCCGACCGCTCGCGTCCGTCCCGCCGAGGGAAGCGGACGGCAGCATGCCGAGCGATCCGGTCAGCATCGCCGCTTCGTCAGACAGCATGTCCCCGAACAGGTTGTCGGTGACGATGACGTCGAACTGGCGGGGATTGCGAACCAGTTGCATGGCGCAGTTGTCGGCGTACATGTGGCTGAGCTCGACGTCCGGAAACGCCTCGTCGTGCAGGCGCTGCACCTCCTCCCGCCACAGCACGCCGCTTTCCATGACGTTGGCCTTATCGACCGAGCACACCCGCGCGCTGCGTTTCTGCGCCAGCTCGAAGGCGATGCGGGCGATGCGGTGGATTTCCGGCGTCGTGTAGACCTGCGTGTTGACGCCGCGGCGGGTGCCGTCGGCCAACGTCTCGATGCCGCGCGGGGCGCCAAAATAGACGCCGCCGGTCAGTTCGCGGACGATCATGATGTCGAGCCCGGCGACTACATCGGTCTTGAGGGTCGAGGCGTCGACGAGGGCGGAGAACACCACCGCCGGGCGCAGGTTCGCGAACAGCTCCATGTCCTTGCGGAGCCGCAGCAGCCCTCGCTCCGGCTTCTGTTCGAACGGCAGGTTGTCCCACTTGGGTCCGCCAACGGCGCCGAGCAGCACCGCGTCGGCGGCCAGCGCCCGTTCCATCGTCAGATCGGAAACGGGCGCACCTTCCGCGTCGATGGCCGCCCCGCCCACCGGACATTCGTGAACGTCGAAGCGGACATTGCGGCGGCGGTCGAGCCAGTCGATGAGGCGGCAGACTTCTGTCATCACCTCCGGGCCGATGCCGTCCCCAGGGAGGATCAGGAGGGATTTTTGCTGAGACATGGTGTTACAGGGTCCTGTGACGCGCCGGCGGCATCAATCAAGCCACGGCTGCTCGGATCGTCGGCGCGCTTCGAAAGCATCGATCGCCGCGCCGTTCTCCAAGGTCAGGCCGATGTCGTCGAGGCCGTTCATCAGGCAGTGCTTGCGAAACGGATCGACGCTGAAGGCGACGCTGCGGCCGTCCGGCGTGGCGATTGTCTGGCTTTCAAGATCGACGGTGAAGGTCGGGCCGCCCTCCTGCACTGCAGCCGCCATCAGCCGATCGACTTCGCGGTCGGGCAGCACGATCGGCAGAATGCCGTTCTTGAAGCAGTTGTTGTGGAAAATGTCGGCGAAGCTGGGGGCGATGATGCAGCGGATGCCAAAATCGAGCAACGCCCAGGGGGCGTGCTCGCGGGACGAGCCGCAGCCGAAGTTCTCTCCGGCCATGAGGATCACCGCGTGGTCGTAGGGCGCTTTGTTGAGGAGGAAATCCGGCCGCTCGCGACCGCCCTCATCGAACCTCAAGTCGAAGAACAGGCCTGCGCCGAGACCGGTGCGCTTGATGGTCTTCAGGAACTGCTTCGGGATGATCATGTCGGTGTCGACATTCCTCATCGCCAGCGGCGCAGCGACGCCCGAAATCTTGATGAATGGTTCCATGGTGGATCCTGCTCTCGCCTACAGCAACCGGCGGACGTCGGCGAGGCGCCCGGTCACCGCGGCGGCCGCGGCCATCGCCGGGCTCATGAGGTGGGTGCGCCCGCCGCGCCCCTGGCGGCCCTCGAAATTGCGGTTGGAGGTCGAGGCGCACCGTTCGCCCGGCTCGAGGCGGTCGGCGTTCATGGCGAGGCACATGGAGCACCCCGGCTCCCGCCATTCGAAACCGGCGTCGCGGAACACGGCGTCGAGCCCCTCCTGCTCCGCCTGCTGCTTGATCAGGCCGGAACCCGGCACCACCATCGCGCCGACACGATTGGCCACCTTGCGGCCACGAACCACGTCTGCGGCGGCGCGCAGGTCCTCGATGCGACCGTTGGTGCAGGAGCCGATGAACACGCGGTCGACGCGGATGTCCTGCATCGGGGTGCCCGGCTCGAGTCCCATGTAGCCCAGGGCCCGGCGCATGGACTGGCGCTTGTGGTCATCCGTCTCCTGGGCCGGATCCGGCACCGCGCCGGTGATCGGCACCACATCTTCCGGGCTCGTGCCCCAGGTCACCTGTGGCGCGATCGCCGTCACGTCCAGCGCTATCTCGCGATCGTAGCGGGCACCCGCATCCGACGGCAGTTGACGCCAGAGCGCGACCGCTTGTTCCCATGCTTCGCCCGTCGGCGCCAGCGGCCGGCCGGCCAGGAACGCGAACGTGGTGTCGTCGGGGGCGATCAGCCCGGCGCGGGCACCGGCCTCGATGGACATGTTGCAGACCGTCATCCGCCCTTCCATGCTCAGCGCCCGGATCGCTTCGCCGGCATACTCGATGACGTGTCCGGTGCCGCCGGCGGTGCCGATGGTGCCGATGATCGCCAGGATCAGGTCCTTGGCGGTGAGCCCGGGCGGCAGATCGCCCGAGACCGTCACCCGCATGTTCTTCGCCGGCGTCTGCATCAGGGTCTGGGTCGCGAGAACGTGCTCCACCTCCGACGTGCCGATGCCGAACGCCAGCGCCCCGAAGGCGCCGTGGGTCGAGGTGTGGGAATCGCCGCAGACGATGGTCATGCCCGGCAGCGTGAAACCCTGCTCGGGTCCGATGATGTGGACGATGCCCTGGCGCAGGTCCGACATGCCGAAGTAAGGAATGCCGAATGCCCGGCAGTTGTCGGCCAGCGTCTCGATCTGGATGCGCGACTCGTCGTCGGCGATGCCGAGAGCGCGATCGGTGGTCGGCACGTTGTGATCGGCGACCGCCAAGGTCGCGTTGGGCCGCCGTACACTTCGCCCAGCGGTGCGCAATCCTTCGAAGGCTTGCGGGCTGGTGACCTCGTGCACCAAATGGCGGTCGATGTAGAGAAGACACGTGCCATCGTCGCGAACATCGACGAGATGGCTCGCCCAGATCTTGTCGAACAACGTTTGCGGCTGCGGCATCGGCGCCTCCCGCTCAAGCTCGCTCTGAACACATCAACTGTCGGCGCCGGCCTCGGATGCCGCCTGTTTCTGGGCGGCCTTCTCCTCCTGGCGTGCGACGCTGGCTCGCTTCGTCGCCTCCTTGGCGATCACCGCTTCGCGCTTCTCTTCCGCGACCACCTTGGCCGCAAATCCGTCGGTCTTCTCGGCGATGCGCGCCCGCTTGCCGCGCAGGTCACGGAGATAATAGAGCTTGGCCCGGCGCACGTCGCCGCGGCGGACGATCTCGATCTCCGCGACGTTCGGAGAATAAAGCGGAAACACGCGCTCCACGCCTTCGCCGTAGGAGATCTTGCGGACGGTGAATGACGAGCCGAGGCCCCGGTTGCGGCGCGCGATGCAGACGCCCTCGAAGGCCTGCAGCCGCTCCCGCGTTCCTTCGACGACCTTGACCTTGACGCGCACCGTGTCGCCTGGCGCGAACCATGGAACGTCCCGCTGCCCGACCAGCCGTTCGATCTCGTCGCGCTCGTATTCCTCGATAGAGTTCATCGTATCTGTTCCTTCAACTCATGCACTTCGGTACGGGCACCTCAGTACGGGCACATCAAGGCAAGGCGGCGCCCAATGCGCAACCTCGTTCGCTCCGGCTCTCCCCGCGGTAGCGCGCCCACAGATCGGGCCGACGCTCAGCGGTGATGCGCTCCGCCTCGCCTCGCCGCCACGCGCGTATCCGTTGATGGTCGCCGGACAGCAGAGCTTCCGGCACCTCCCGGTCCTTCCATAGCCGCGGCCGCGTATAGTGCGGGTATTCCAGAAGGCCGTGTTCAAAGCTTTCGTCCTCGATGCTCCGGGGTTCGCTCATCACGCCAGTCAGCAGCCGCACGCAGGCGTCGATCAGCACTACTGCGGCCGGTTCGCCACCCGACAGAACAAAGTCGCCGAGGCTCACGTCCTCAGGCTGCCACGCCTCCAATACCCGCTCGTCAATACCCTCGTAGCGGCCGCACAACAGCACCATCCCGGGCCCATCCGCCCAGCACCGCACCCGATCCTGGCTCAGAGGCCGCCCGCGCGGCGTCAGATGAACAAGCGGCAACGGCCGCTCCACGTTCACGGCGGCGGCGATGGCGGCATCGATCACATCGGCGCGCATCACCATACCGGGCCCGCCGCCGTATGGCGCATCATCGACGGTGCGATGTTTATCGCCTGCAAACCGGCGAATGTCCACCGTTTCCAGTCCCCAGCGACCGTTCTTCAAGGCCCGTCCGGCGAGCGAAAAAGCAAGCGGCCCCGGGAACATCTCCGGAAACAGCGTCAGAACCCGCACGGTCCAAATCGGCGCATCGTTCATTCGTGCACCCCTTTGGCGTTCGCTTCTTCGTCGGTCGCTCCGGATGCCGCTGCGGAGCCGGGCGCCTCGTGGCTCGCGTCGTTGAGTAGGCCGGGAAGCGGCGCGATCTCCAGGCGGCCGTTCGGAACATCCACTACGGGAACCGCATCGTGGGTGAACGGCACCATGATCATGCCGCCGTTGTCGGCAGCGATCTCCAGCATCGGCCCGCCACCGAAATCGTGCACGGCCGAAACGCATCCGAGCGCGACGGCCTCCCGTCCGGGCTCGCCGACCAACTCCGCTCGTAAACCGACGAGGTCCGCGTGGTAGTATTCATCGGAACGCGGCTCCGGCAGCGCGCTCCGCGGAATGTAGAGCCGCCGCCCGCGGAGACGCTCCGCGGCGGTGCGATCCTGCACGCCCTCAACCCGCATCAGAAGCTGTCCCCGCACCTCGCCCGTCGCCCACAGGCGCAACGATGATGCGCCGTGCTCGTCCCAGAGCGGGCCGTACGCAGTAAGGTCCGACGCCTCTGCGGTAAAGCTCTTGACGCGGACCAGTCCGTGCACGCCGTGCGCGCCGGTGACCATGCCGACGCAGATCATCCTGCTCGTATCCATGCTTGCTTAACCCACGACTGCGTCTTGTCCCGCTCGGCTCGGGTGACAGGCCGACGAGATGCGCGGGCGAGCGCTTTATCCCTCTCCCGAGGATGCAGCCGCCTGCCCAGCCGCTTCTTGGGCGGCCTTCATCCGCTCCTGCGCCTTTTTCCTGGGCAGCGGTTTCTTGGTCTGCTCCGGGCGCGGCCGTGCTTCCATCAGCCCAGCCTCGGCGCAAAACCGCGCCACGCGATCGCTGGGTTGGGCGCCGACCCCGAGCCAGTGGCGGATCCGCTCCTCTTTGAGGAGGACCCGCTCTGGGTGGTCCTTGGCGACCATCGGGTTATAGGTGCCGACCCGCTCGACGAACCGCCCGTCTCGCGGGCTCCGTGAATCGGCGACGACGATGCGATAGTACGGGCGCTTTTTGGCGCCGCCACGCGACAGACGAATTCTGAGGCTCATGGTTCCGCTCGATCTTCCTTTACTGGGGACAAATTGATGTAGGGTGGCGCTCACGATAAGGTCACTGCAGGCGTGGTCGCAAACCGACGCCGCGGCGTAAATGCGCCGCGGCCCGGAGTTCAGCGTTGCTGCGATCCTCGCGGCACATCAGCGGCCGGATGGCATGGGGGGCATCGACGCCAACAGGTCCGGCGGCAGCCCGCCTCGCCCGAACAGGCCCTTGCGCCCCAGCTTGCCCATTTGTTTCATCATCTTGCTCATTTGCTGATGCTGCTTGAGGAGACGGTTGACGTCCGGCACGGTCGCTCCGGCGCCGGCGGCGATGCGCCGTCGCCGAGAGCCGTTGAGCAGCTTCGGGTTGCGCCGTTCCGCCGGCGTCATGGAGAGGATGATCGCCTCCTGGCGGGCGATCATCCGGTCGTCGATGTTGGCCTGGGAAAGCTGTTGCTTAATTTTGCCGATGCCGGGCAGCATTCCCAACAGGCCCTTGACGTCGCCCATCTTGCGCAGTTGCCGGAATTGACCGGCCATGTCCTCAAGGGTGAAGTCGCCCTTGACGAGCTTCTCCGCCAGCCTCTCGGCGTCCTCGCGCTCGATCACTTCCGACGCGCGCTCGACGATCCCGACCACGTCGCCCATGCCGAGAATACGCCCGGCGATGCGCGGCGCGTGGAACGCCTCGATGGCGTCGAGCTTTTCTCCGACGCCGATCAGCTTGATCGGCTGGCCGGTGACCGCCCGCATTGATAGTGCGGCGCCGCCACGCGCGTCGCCGTCCATACGGGTCAGCACGATGCCGGTGACGCCGACCTTGTCGTTGAACTCCCGCGCCAAGGTCACCGCGTCTTGGCCCGTGAGCGCGTCGGCGACCAGCAATGTCTCGACCGGCAGGGTCGCGGCCTTGACCGCCGCAGCCTCGCTCATCATCGCTTCGTCGAGATGCATCCGCCCAGCGGTGTCGAGCAGCACCACGTCGTAGCCTTCGCGCCGCGCGGTCTGCATGGCGCGGTTGGCGATGCCGACCGGCATCTCGCCCATCACCACCGGCAGGGTCTTCGTGTCGGTCTGCTCGCCGAGAACCGCCAACTGATGCTGCGCCGCCGGGCGATAGACGTCGAGCGACGCCATCAGCACCCGCTTCTTCTCGCGCTTCTTGATACGGAGGGCGATCTTGGCGCAGGTCGTGGTCTTGCCCGACCCTTGCAGGCCGACGACCAGCACGGCCACCGGCGCGCTGCCGACGAGGTTGATGCCGCTGTCTTCGACGGGCGGCTTGTCCTGATCCGCGCTGCCCCCGAGCATGTCGATCAAGGCGTCATTGACGATCTTGACCACCATCTGCCCCGGCGTGACGCTCCTCAGCACCTCCTGGCCGATGGCGCGCTTGCGGATCGTCGCGATGAATTCCTTGACCACCGGCAGCGCCACGTCGGCCTCGAGCAGCGCGATGCGCACTTCGCGCAGGCTCTCGTTGACAAGCTCTTCGCTCAACGCACCGCGCTTGCGGAGGCGGTCAAAAATAACGCCGAGCCGGTCGCTCAGTTGGTCAAACACGGTTTCAGGTCTCCTCCGGCCCCGTCACCCGATTTCGGTGAAGCGCGGTCAACACAAAAAAGCCAGTGCGCGAAACTCGCGGACTGGCTGCGCGACTGCCGTCCTTGAGAGGATGGCAGCTTCAAGCACAGGGAACGAACCTTAAATTTCCGCCCGATGCAAGTCAAGCATCCCCGAAGAGCCGGCACCCGCCACTTATCACACATACAAAGCAGGGTTGCAACCGGAAGAGCTTCCCGCTACAGTGGTGTTGAGTGCGATCAAGCCCGTCATCGGAGTGCCGTGGGAGTGTTGCGGGGGCATTGTGCGTGTGGTTAAAGGACTGACCAAGAGGGCGCGGCACGGTTGCCGCGATCTCGATGAGATCGACCTCGCCGCCGCTGCCCGGTTGCGCGCGCGCCGCGTGAAGTTGCGGCTGGACACGCGGCTTGTCGACCTGTTGATCGGCGAACTTCCGGGAACCGTGGAGAAACTCGAGGGTGGTCATCGGCGCATCGGCGCCGCCCAGCTCTACCGCCTCGCGACCGTCCTCGGCGTCGGCGTGGAGTCTTTCTTCGCCGGCTCCTCCGACACCGAAGAAATCGACGAGGCGGACATCCCCAGGGTCACCGCCCGCATGATGACGGAGGCGCGCGAATTCGCCCGCGTCTACGCTCAGTTGCCGGACGACGCAGTCCGTCGCACGGTCCGCAACATGGTCAAGACCCTCGCCGATAGCGAACAACCCAGGCTCGACCCGCTCTGACCGACGGCGCCAACGCTCGGATCGCCCTTCGCGCCTTGACTGAGGTGTCTTGAGGCCTGATCCGATCCACCAGGCTTCCTCGCGATGAGACCCGTGTCAGTTTTTCATCAGCCAGGTGTGACAATCGGCATCCGCAGACTATATTGTTATGATGTCTAGCGTTATTCCATACGTCCTCGGCTTGGCCATTCTGGCGACGGCGGGTGTCCTGTTTGCGGGAATCGTGTCGTTCGCCTTCGGCCCGCGCAGCGACCGCACCCTCGGCACCAAGCTGATGACCGCGCGCGTCGTGCTGCAGGGGGTTGCGATCGCCGTGTTCGCTGTCATGATGCTCCTGTCCTTGGCTTAGCTCGATCGGGGTCTTGTCGGGGCCCCGCCAGGGTTTCGCGGCACGGAACCGGAGCGTCTGACGATGGTGACCCTGACGAAGATCTACACCCGCGGCGGCGACCGCGGCGAGACGTCCCTCGGCGACGGCCGCAGGGTGCCGAAGTCGGAACTCCGCGTCGCCGCCTACGGCACGGTGGACGAAACCAATGCCGTCGTTGGCGTCGCGCGCCTCCACACCACCGCCGACGCCAACGTGGACGCCATGCTGGCCCGCGTCCAAAATGACCTGTTCGACCTGGGCGCCGACCTGTGCACGCCGGAAACCGGCCGCAAGGCGGAGGGAGCACTCCGCATCGTCGATGCCCAGGTGGACCGCCTCGAGCGCGAGATCGACGCCCTCAACGCCGGACTGCAGCCGCTCAACTCGTTCATCCTGCCCGGCGGTTCGCCGGCCGCGGCGTACCTGCACCTGGCCCGCACCGTGTCGCGCCGCGCAGAGCGCCTGATGTCCGAGTTGGCGGCGGCCGAGTCGGTCAACGAAGCGGCGCTTCGCTACATCAACCGCCTATCCGACCACCTGTTCGTCCTCGCCCGCCATCTCAACGCCAACGGCGCCGCCGACGTTCTCTGGGTCCCCGGCGCCAACCGCTGACCCGTAGAGTCGCGGCCAACTGGATCCTCTTGACCAAAAGTCTCAGAGGTGCGCCATGATCGACCGGATGCAAACAGGGTGAAGGACCTCGCGCCCGACATCTTCCGGCAAAGGCTCCTCATCGAGGGCTTTTTCAGCGGCGAGATGTCCCGCGATCGCCTGCGGGTTTTTCTGCTCCAGCTTGCCGCGGCGCTCGATCTCCGTGCCTACGGCGAACCGGTCATCTTTCAGCCGGCAAGCGATATGGGCAAGGAAGAGAACGCAGGCTTCGACGCCTTCGTGCCGCTGATCGACAGCGGCATTTCCGCCTACGTCTGGACCGGCCCGCGGTTTTTCTCGCTCCTGCTCTACACCTGCAAGGGGTTCGACGCGCACGCGGCCGTCGCTCATGCACGGAGCATGCTGGGCGTCGAGAGCGAAATCGCCTCCCATTCCTTCTGACGCCGGTCCCCCCACCCACTTCGGCGACGGCGACGGCGACGGCGCGGGCGCTGCCGTGTGGCGGCGATGCTGGCTCGCGGTGGCGCTGGCCGACCGACACCAGCGGCACCCATGCATTTGCCGTTGACAACAAATGCGCATTGCGGTACTCATTTACCAAATAAGCAAACGTGAGCACGGCGGGAGGACAGCGGCCGATGAACGATGTGGCGCAGCGTTGGGTGATGACGGAGCCGGGCCGGCCGATGGCGGCGTCGGAGTTCGACGCGGCGTCGCCTGGGCCGGGGGAGGTCAGTGTCGCCATCGCCGGATGCGGCGTCTGCCACACCGATCTCGGCTTTTACTACGACGGCGTGCGCACCAACCACCCGCTGCCGCTGGCGCTCGGCCACGAGATCAGCGGCCATGTGGTTGCGACAGGGCCCGGCACTGAGTCCTGGGAAGGGCGGGCGGTGATCATTCCGGCGGTCATCCCGTGCGGCCAGTGCGACGCGTGCCGGCGCGGCAAGTCGACCATCTGCCCCAACCAGAAGATGCCCGGCAACGACATTCATGGCGGCTTCGCCACCCACGTCGTGGTCCCGGCCCATGGCCTATGCCCGGTCGACGAGGACCGCCTGGCGGCGATCGGAATGGATCTGCCACAAGTTTCGGTGATCGCCGATGCGCTCACTACTCCCTACCAGGCCGTGGTCCAGGCGGGACTTGGCGAAGGCGACCTCGCCGTCGTCGTCGGCGTCGGCGGCGTCGGCGGCTACGCGGTGCAGGTGGCGAACGCCATGGGCGCCACGGTGGTCGCCGTGGATGTCAACCAGGCCAAGCTGGACGCCATTGCCGACCATGGCGCCGCCCTCGCCCTCAACGCCCGGGAGTTGGACGGCCGCGGGCTCAAGAAGGCCATCGCCGACTTCGCCAAGTCCGAGAACTTGCGCAGCCGCGAGTGGACGATCTTCGAGTGCTCCGGCACCGCCGCCGGGCAGTTGACTGCCTACAATCTGCTGAACCACGGCGCCACCCTCTGCATCGTCGGCTTCACCATGGACAGGGTGGAGGTGCGTCTCTCCAACCTGATGGCGTTCCACGCTCGGGCGCTGGGCAACTGGGGCTGCGCGCCGGAACTCTATCCCCAGGCTCTGGACCTAGTCCTCGACGGCCGCGT
This window encodes:
- the had gene encoding 6-hydroxycyclohex-1-ene-1-carbonyl-CoA dehydrogenase — translated: MNDVAQRWVMTEPGRPMAASEFDAASPGPGEVSVAIAGCGVCHTDLGFYYDGVRTNHPLPLALGHEISGHVVATGPGTESWEGRAVIIPAVIPCGQCDACRRGKSTICPNQKMPGNDIHGGFATHVVVPAHGLCPVDEDRLAAIGMDLPQVSVIADALTTPYQAVVQAGLGEGDLAVVVGVGGVGGYAVQVANAMGATVVAVDVNQAKLDAIADHGAALALNARELDGRGLKKAIADFAKSENLRSREWTIFECSGTAAGQLTAYNLLNHGATLCIVGFTMDRVEVRLSNLMAFHARALGNWGCAPELYPQALDLVLDGRVKVAPFVETHPLTDINRIFEAVHAGELTRRVILVPNA
- the leuC gene encoding 3-isopropylmalate dehydratase large subunit produces the protein MPQPQTLFDKIWASHLVDVRDDGTCLLYIDRHLVHEVTSPQAFEGLRTAGRSVRRPNATLAVADHNVPTTDRALGIADDESRIQIETLADNCRAFGIPYFGMSDLRQGIVHIIGPEQGFTLPGMTIVCGDSHTSTHGAFGALAFGIGTSEVEHVLATQTLMQTPAKNMRVTVSGDLPPGLTAKDLILAIIGTIGTAGGTGHVIEYAGEAIRALSMEGRMTVCNMSIEAGARAGLIAPDDTTFAFLAGRPLAPTGEAWEQAVALWRQLPSDAGARYDREIALDVTAIAPQVTWGTSPEDVVPITGAVPDPAQETDDHKRQSMRRALGYMGLEPGTPMQDIRVDRVFIGSCTNGRIEDLRAAADVVRGRKVANRVGAMVVPGSGLIKQQAEQEGLDAVFRDAGFEWREPGCSMCLAMNADRLEPGERCASTSNRNFEGRQGRGGRTHLMSPAMAAAAAVTGRLADVRRLL
- the ffh gene encoding signal recognition particle protein — encoded protein: MFDQLSDRLGVIFDRLRKRGALSEELVNESLREVRIALLEADVALPVVKEFIATIRKRAIGQEVLRSVTPGQMVVKIVNDALIDMLGGSADQDKPPVEDSGINLVGSAPVAVLVVGLQGSGKTTTCAKIALRIKKREKKRVLMASLDVYRPAAQHQLAVLGEQTDTKTLPVVMGEMPVGIANRAMQTARREGYDVVLLDTAGRMHLDEAMMSEAAAVKAATLPVETLLVADALTGQDAVTLAREFNDKVGVTGIVLTRMDGDARGGAALSMRAVTGQPIKLIGVGEKLDAIEAFHAPRIAGRILGMGDVVGIVERASEVIEREDAERLAEKLVKGDFTLEDMAGQFRQLRKMGDVKGLLGMLPGIGKIKQQLSQANIDDRMIARQEAIILSMTPAERRNPKLLNGSRRRRIAAGAGATVPDVNRLLKQHQQMSKMMKQMGKLGRKGLFGRGGLPPDLLASMPPMPSGR
- the leuD gene encoding 3-isopropylmalate dehydratase small subunit, which gives rise to MEPFIKISGVAAPLAMRNVDTDMIIPKQFLKTIKRTGLGAGLFFDLRFDEGGRERPDFLLNKAPYDHAVILMAGENFGCGSSREHAPWALLDFGIRCIIAPSFADIFHNNCFKNGILPIVLPDREVDRLMAAAVQEGGPTFTVDLESQTIATPDGRSVAFSVDPFRKHCLMNGLDDIGLTLENGAAIDAFEARRRSEQPWLD
- the rplS gene encoding 50S ribosomal protein L19, whose amino-acid sequence is MNSIEEYERDEIERLVGQRDVPWFAPGDTVRVKVKVVEGTRERLQAFEGVCIARRNRGLGSSFTVRKISYGEGVERVFPLYSPNVAEIEIVRRGDVRRAKLYYLRDLRGKRARIAEKTDGFAAKVVAEEKREAVIAKEATKRASVARQEEKAAQKQAASEAGADS
- a CDS encoding aspartate-semialdehyde dehydrogenase is translated as MSYKVAVVGATGNVGREMLQTLAERRFPVGDVVALASERSIGREVSFGEDDVLKVRDLATFDFSGTDIVLSSPGAKVSAVFSPRAAAAGAVVIDNTSYFRMDPDVPLVVPEVNAHAIGGYRKRNIIANPNCSTIQLVVALKPLNDLAPIRRVVIATYQSVSGAGKSAMDELFEQTRGIYVNEPAEGRREVFTKQIAFNVIPHIDMFMDGGDTKEEWKMAAETRKIMGGDIRLTATCVRVPVFIGHAEAVNVEFDAAVDEDEARDALRQAPGVSVVDHRADEGYVTPVEAAGEDQVYVSRIRRDPTVRHGLNLWVVADNLRKGAALNAVQIAEELVRAPTLQSV
- a CDS encoding HIG1 domain-containing protein; translated protein: MMSSVIPYVLGLAILATAGVLFAGIVSFAFGPRSDRTLGTKLMTARVVLQGVAIAVFAVMMLLSLA
- the trmD gene encoding tRNA (guanosine(37)-N1)-methyltransferase TrmD, which encodes MNDAPIWTVRVLTLFPEMFPGPLAFSLAGRALKNGRWGLETVDIRRFAGDKHRTVDDAPYGGGPGMVMRADVIDAAIAAAVNVERPLPLVHLTPRGRPLSQDRVRCWADGPGMVLLCGRYEGIDERVLEAWQPEDVSLGDFVLSGGEPAAVVLIDACVRLLTGVMSEPRSIEDESFEHGLLEYPHYTRPRLWKDREVPEALLSGDHQRIRAWRRGEAERITAERRPDLWARYRGESRSERGCALGAALP
- the rimM gene encoding 16S rRNA processing protein RimM, coding for MDTSRMICVGMVTGAHGVHGLVRVKSFTAEASDLTAYGPLWDEHGASSLRLWATGEVRGQLLMRVEGVQDRTAAERLRGRRLYIPRSALPEPRSDEYYHADLVGLRAELVGEPGREAVALGCVSAVHDFGGGPMLEIAADNGGMIMVPFTHDAVPVVDVPNGRLEIAPLPGLLNDASHEAPGSAAASGATDEEANAKGVHE
- the rpsP gene encoding 30S ribosomal protein S16, whose product is MSLRIRLSRGGAKKRPYYRIVVADSRSPRDGRFVERVGTYNPMVAKDHPERVLLKEERIRHWLGVGAQPSDRVARFCAEAGLMEARPRPEQTKKPLPRKKAQERMKAAQEAAGQAAASSGEG
- the leuB gene encoding 3-isopropylmalate dehydrogenase, whose amino-acid sequence is MSQQKSLLILPGDGIGPEVMTEVCRLIDWLDRRRNVRFDVHECPVGGAAIDAEGAPVSDLTMERALAADAVLLGAVGGPKWDNLPFEQKPERGLLRLRKDMELFANLRPAVVFSALVDASTLKTDVVAGLDIMIVRELTGGVYFGAPRGIETLADGTRRGVNTQVYTTPEIHRIARIAFELAQKRSARVCSVDKANVMESGVLWREEVQRLHDEAFPDVELSHMYADNCAMQLVRNPRQFDVIVTDNLFGDMLSDEAAMLTGSLGMLPSASLGGTDASGRRRALYEPVHGSAPDIAGKGLANPLACILSFAMCLRYSLDMADDADLIEAAVTEVLDGGLRTADIMQAGKARVSTRVMGEALISTLNKMTG
- a CDS encoding cob(I)yrinic acid a,c-diamide adenosyltransferase, whose translation is MVTLTKIYTRGGDRGETSLGDGRRVPKSELRVAAYGTVDETNAVVGVARLHTTADANVDAMLARVQNDLFDLGADLCTPETGRKAEGALRIVDAQVDRLEREIDALNAGLQPLNSFILPGGSPAAAYLHLARTVSRRAERLMSELAAAESVNEAALRYINRLSDHLFVLARHLNANGAADVLWVPGANR